One Oscillatoria sp. FACHB-1406 DNA window includes the following coding sequences:
- a CDS encoding DUF262 domain-containing protein, translating to MTGSAKSRLHLQAETLTVEGLIRQVKRGLIRVPDFQRPLRWESEDVKLFFDSIYQGYPVGSFLMRRAYAPASVIKYGPVKVDAPESNSALWVVDGQQRLTALTAGLARNEEMPTTPDDAWVLYFDAKEQKFQVPPKSGVFPSTWIPVTQLLDASALSEWVFNWDRGKDLNLRKSVFEAGTRIRQYEIPLYVVETGDEELLRDIFYRINDSGKKMKWEDIHDALFGRKSDEPSTLSGLADELKALGIGRPSEDQLLSAIIAFKGLDATRSISEHYRRDTEILRDAVSDALPALRQVLIFLKTHAEIPHLRLLPRSLPFFVLTRFFGLYPEPNSRTINLLVRWTWRTLLEIKSVDERTLLRHSLDAIKEGNKPERTMQKLLNELPRTKRVSFTLPQKFDARAADSRIVLVALSSLHPLNPENGKLIDIANLIEEYDLNAFQKIISFATETTHSPSNRILLPPISGGVRKQLVELMRKKELDLKILKSHCIDREAANLLINDKFEQFLSRRSKILTDTVDFFSSRLAAWGENDRPSISYILQQTGEEE from the coding sequence ATGACTGGATCGGCAAAAAGTAGGCTTCACCTCCAAGCAGAAACTCTTACAGTTGAGGGATTAATTCGTCAAGTTAAGCGTGGCTTAATACGAGTTCCTGATTTTCAGCGTCCACTTCGATGGGAATCAGAGGATGTGAAATTGTTTTTTGACAGCATTTATCAGGGTTATCCTGTTGGCTCTTTTTTAATGAGGCGAGCGTATGCTCCCGCTTCTGTAATAAAATATGGCCCTGTTAAAGTTGATGCACCAGAGTCAAATTCAGCATTGTGGGTTGTCGATGGACAGCAACGATTGACCGCCCTTACGGCTGGCTTGGCGCGGAATGAAGAGATGCCAACAACTCCCGATGATGCTTGGGTTCTCTACTTTGATGCGAAAGAACAAAAATTTCAGGTTCCACCCAAAAGTGGTGTTTTTCCCTCAACATGGATACCTGTTACACAGTTATTAGATGCGTCAGCCCTAAGCGAGTGGGTTTTTAATTGGGATCGCGGCAAAGATCTAAATCTACGAAAGTCTGTTTTCGAGGCTGGAACGCGAATTCGTCAGTACGAAATTCCACTTTATGTTGTTGAAACAGGAGACGAGGAGCTTCTTCGAGATATCTTTTACCGAATCAATGATTCAGGCAAAAAGATGAAATGGGAGGACATCCATGATGCACTTTTTGGGCGAAAGTCGGATGAACCATCTACCCTTAGCGGTTTAGCCGATGAATTGAAGGCTCTTGGTATTGGTCGGCCTTCAGAAGATCAACTGCTTTCTGCCATTATTGCTTTTAAAGGTTTAGATGCTACCCGAAGTATTTCAGAGCATTATCGTCGAGATACTGAGATCCTTCGTGATGCAGTCAGTGATGCCTTACCCGCACTTAGGCAAGTCCTCATTTTCCTCAAAACACACGCCGAAATTCCTCATCTTAGACTACTACCACGTTCACTTCCATTTTTTGTTCTTACAAGGTTCTTTGGTCTTTATCCAGAACCCAATAGTAGAACAATAAACTTACTTGTTCGGTGGACGTGGCGAACTTTATTGGAAATAAAGTCAGTTGATGAGAGAACCTTACTTCGTCATAGCCTAGATGCTATTAAGGAGGGGAATAAGCCAGAACGAACTATGCAAAAGCTGTTAAACGAGCTCCCTCGCACAAAACGAGTAAGTTTCACGTTGCCACAAAAATTTGACGCGCGTGCAGCCGATAGTCGTATTGTTCTTGTAGCTTTAAGCTCACTGCATCCACTTAACCCTGAAAATGGAAAACTGATTGATATTGCCAACCTAATTGAGGAATACGATCTCAACGCCTTCCAAAAAATCATCTCATTTGCTACTGAAACAACTCATAGTCCATCAAACCGTATTCTCTTACCTCCTATCTCCGGAGGAGTCCGAAAACAGCTTGTTGAACTGATGCGTAAGAAAGAATTAGATTTGAAAATACTTAAATCGCATTGCATCGATCGAGAAGCAGCAAATCTTCTCATCAATGATAAATTCGAGCAATTTTTATCACGCAGAAGCAAGATACTTACAGATACAGTTGATTTTTTTAGTTCGCGCTTGGCAGCTTGGGGTGAAAACGATCGACCAAGCATTAGCTATATCTTGCAACAAACAGGAGAAGAGGAGTGA
- the dnaN gene encoding DNA polymerase III subunit beta, producing the protein MKLACSTSDLNTHLSLAARAVPSRPTHPVLGNVLLIADEDTQKITLRAFDLSLGIQTTFSAQVQEGGTLTLPAKLLGDIVSRLSEGEIEIADEDAEEGTVSLHSTSGRYQLRTMDATEFPDLPEIEVAQTQQLPVEMLAEGIRSTLFAASSDDSKQVLTGIHLSSSTGGLEFAATDGHRLAVVSLVREEEETEEETEEANASPALEVTIPARALRELDRLLAVGEASEGVTLSLDESQVAFELENRRLTSRQVEGAYPTYSQLIPKEFSLSASLDRKQLISALERVAVLTDSKNHVVKFSLDSDRQELELSVDTIDVGKAREVLPIQISGESIAVAFNVKYLMDGLKALPTSEIQMQMNQPKQPVIFTPLGGIKMTYLVMPVQMRD; encoded by the coding sequence ATGAAACTCGCTTGCTCGACTTCCGATCTCAACACGCATCTTTCCCTCGCCGCGCGCGCTGTTCCCTCGCGTCCTACCCATCCCGTTTTGGGCAACGTCTTATTAATCGCCGATGAAGACACTCAAAAAATTACCCTGCGTGCCTTCGATCTTAGCTTAGGCATTCAAACCACCTTCAGCGCCCAAGTCCAAGAAGGCGGAACCCTGACACTCCCCGCAAAACTCCTCGGCGATATCGTCTCGCGCTTAAGCGAAGGAGAAATCGAAATTGCCGACGAAGACGCAGAAGAAGGCACTGTCTCGCTGCATTCAACCTCCGGACGCTATCAACTGCGAACGATGGATGCAACGGAATTCCCCGACTTACCGGAAATTGAAGTCGCGCAAACCCAACAACTGCCCGTCGAAATGCTCGCAGAAGGAATTCGTTCGACGCTATTTGCCGCCAGTTCTGACGATTCCAAACAAGTCCTCACCGGAATCCACCTCAGCAGCAGCACCGGCGGACTAGAATTTGCCGCCACCGACGGACACCGCCTCGCCGTCGTCTCTTTAGTGCGCGAAGAGGAAGAAACCGAAGAAGAAACCGAAGAAGCCAATGCTTCTCCCGCCCTCGAAGTCACGATTCCCGCCCGCGCGCTACGAGAACTCGATCGCTTATTAGCCGTTGGGGAAGCCTCTGAGGGCGTAACGCTGTCGCTTGACGAGTCCCAAGTTGCCTTTGAGTTAGAAAATCGCCGCCTCACCAGTCGGCAGGTAGAAGGGGCTTATCCGACTTACAGCCAACTGATTCCCAAAGAATTTTCCCTCAGCGCCAGCCTCGATCGCAAACAATTAATTTCTGCCCTCGAACGAGTCGCCGTGCTGACAGACTCTAAAAATCATGTCGTCAAGTTTAGCTTGGATAGCGATCGCCAAGAACTCGAATTATCCGTCGATACCATCGATGTCGGCAAAGCGCGAGAAGTCCTCCCCATCCAAATTTCGGGAGAAAGTATCGCCGTTGCCTTCAATGTTAAATATCTGATGGATGGGTTAAAAGCATTGCCCACTTCTGAGATTCAAATGCAGATGAATCAGCCCAAACAACCCGTTATTTTTACGCCGTTAGGCGGGATTAAAATGACCTATTTAGTCATGCCGGTTCAGATGCGAGATTAA
- the dnaX gene encoding DNA polymerase III subunit gamma/tau translates to MSYEPLHHKYRPQTFAQLVGQEAIAATLSNAMIEERIAPAYLFTGPRGTGKTSSARILAKSLNCLRDKRPTPTPCGECETCREITRGSAMDIVEIDAASNTGVDNIREIIERAQFAPVRCRYKVYVIDECLTGDTQILTRQGSMRLDNPALEGKEVLSYNETQQSWEFKRVRRWLDRGEREIFSLKTRNRTLQCTGNHLIRTATGWQEARSLQPGSQILSPAPTVASSDFHQPSSELASLARARSQTLQPPKTLNEQVTTNTSPWKTTLEPLEEISPAGTARVYDLEVEDNHNFIANGLLVHNCHMLSTAAFNALLKTLEEPPPRVIFVLATTDPQRVLNTIISRCQRFDFRRIPLKEMVAHLTTIAEKESIEIEAEAITMVAQLAEGGLRDAESNLDRLSLLEGTITVERVWDLVGAIPERDLLELLRAIATDKAETVIDCCRHLMDRGREPLAVLQSLAGFYLNLLIANTSPQRSDLVSVTSATWEQLCQEAQRWETAAILHGQQHLKDSEPQIKNTVQPRLWLEVTLLGLLPSSRTLPTPQAAIASAPHSQTNGTAKSVSAPPAPAPVPEKRQEQALPTESVKPIAPPRPIPEAPVQPPREAVVAQSPAVTPPSESSTPQSAADLHQARVQEIWQRVLEAIVPPASQAFLRQKCQLLDFDLDDFIADVGVTSPNTLGLAESKRSNIEAAFERVWQQKVKVNLQIATESPVSRSVQPSPSPTPAPERRESSPPAVVAPAPSQPKMSTVLESPPVAKIATEQPAIAVRDRPTEALPQKSVETNGNSISSPPPATEEEVLEIEESEATSNDEVTQAALELAKLFDGEIIKDNVLGNGVMGAAAIAPSVDESELESLPLAEEEEQEEEDDDIPF, encoded by the coding sequence ATGTCTTACGAGCCGCTCCATCATAAATACCGCCCTCAAACGTTCGCGCAGTTGGTGGGACAGGAAGCGATCGCGGCGACGTTGAGTAATGCGATGATAGAAGAGCGCATCGCTCCAGCGTACCTCTTCACCGGCCCTCGAGGCACCGGTAAAACTTCTTCAGCGCGGATTTTAGCAAAATCGCTGAACTGTTTGCGGGATAAGCGCCCGACTCCAACCCCTTGCGGCGAGTGCGAAACCTGTCGCGAAATTACGCGGGGTTCGGCGATGGATATTGTAGAAATTGACGCAGCGAGTAATACCGGAGTGGATAACATTCGGGAAATTATCGAGCGCGCTCAGTTTGCGCCGGTGCGCTGTCGTTATAAGGTGTATGTCATCGATGAATGTTTGACGGGGGATACGCAGATATTAACGCGCCAAGGCTCGATGCGCTTGGATAATCCCGCCCTTGAAGGAAAAGAGGTTCTCAGTTACAACGAAACCCAGCAAAGTTGGGAATTTAAACGGGTGCGGCGTTGGCTCGATCGCGGCGAACGGGAGATTTTTTCGTTAAAAACGCGCAATCGGACACTACAATGTACGGGAAATCACTTAATTAGGACGGCAACGGGCTGGCAGGAAGCGCGATCGCTCCAACCGGGAAGCCAAATCCTCTCACCCGCTCCTACCGTGGCTTCCAGTGACTTTCACCAGCCATCGAGCGAGTTGGCTAGTCTTGCCCGCGCGCGATCGCAAACTTTACAACCTCCCAAAACGCTTAACGAGCAAGTTACAACCAATACATCGCCTTGGAAAACAACCCTCGAACCCTTAGAGGAAATTTCGCCCGCCGGAACTGCCCGCGTTTACGATCTCGAAGTCGAGGACAATCATAACTTCATCGCGAACGGACTGCTCGTGCATAACTGCCATATGCTCAGCACCGCCGCCTTCAACGCCCTACTCAAAACCCTCGAAGAACCGCCCCCGCGCGTGATTTTCGTCCTCGCTACTACCGATCCCCAGCGCGTCCTCAACACGATTATCTCTCGCTGTCAGCGCTTCGATTTTCGCCGCATACCCTTAAAAGAAATGGTTGCGCACCTCACCACCATCGCCGAAAAGGAAAGCATTGAGATTGAAGCCGAAGCGATAACGATGGTGGCGCAGTTAGCGGAGGGCGGGTTACGCGATGCTGAAAGTAACCTCGATCGCTTGAGCTTGCTGGAGGGAACGATAACGGTAGAGCGCGTTTGGGACTTAGTGGGGGCAATACCCGAGCGCGACTTATTAGAATTATTGCGCGCGATCGCCACCGACAAAGCCGAAACCGTTATCGATTGCTGCCGCCACCTCATGGATAGAGGGCGCGAACCCCTCGCCGTCCTACAAAGCCTCGCTGGATTTTACCTCAATCTCCTGATTGCGAACACCTCCCCCCAACGCAGCGATCTCGTCTCCGTCACCTCCGCCACTTGGGAACAATTATGCCAAGAAGCCCAGCGCTGGGAAACCGCCGCAATTCTCCACGGACAGCAGCACCTCAAAGACAGCGAACCGCAAATCAAAAACACCGTACAACCGCGTTTGTGGTTAGAAGTAACGTTACTCGGCTTGTTGCCCTCCTCCCGCACCCTTCCGACTCCTCAAGCTGCGATTGCTTCTGCGCCTCACTCCCAAACGAACGGTACGGCGAAAAGCGTTTCCGCCCCGCCCGCACCCGCACCCGTTCCCGAGAAAAGGCAAGAACAAGCGCTTCCTACCGAATCTGTTAAACCGATCGCGCCGCCCCGACCTATCCCCGAAGCACCCGTTCAGCCCCCTCGCGAGGCGGTTGTTGCTCAAAGTCCAGCCGTTACCCCACCCTCAGAAAGCAGCACCCCTCAAAGTGCGGCAGATTTGCACCAAGCGCGAGTTCAAGAAATTTGGCAGCGGGTTTTAGAAGCGATTGTCCCCCCTGCGTCTCAAGCTTTCCTGCGCCAGAAATGTCAATTGCTCGATTTCGATCTCGATGACTTCATTGCTGATGTCGGTGTAACGTCTCCTAATACCCTTGGTTTAGCAGAAAGCAAACGCAGCAATATTGAAGCTGCCTTCGAGCGCGTTTGGCAGCAAAAAGTCAAGGTAAATTTGCAAATCGCAACTGAGTCGCCTGTCTCGCGTTCCGTGCAGCCTTCGCCCTCCCCAACGCCTGCCCCCGAACGCCGCGAAAGCTCGCCCCCTGCTGTTGTTGCCCCTGCACCGTCTCAACCCAAGATGTCAACGGTGTTAGAGTCGCCCCCGGTTGCTAAAATTGCAACAGAGCAACCTGCGATCGCGGTTCGGGATCGTCCTACTGAAGCGCTACCGCAGAAAAGCGTCGAAACCAATGGAAATTCGATTTCCTCGCCACCGCCTGCAACTGAGGAGGAAGTCTTAGAAATTGAGGAAAGCGAGGCAACGAGCAATGATGAAGTCACGCAAGCGGCGTTAGAACTCGCGAAATTGTTTGACGGGGAAATTATTAAAGATAATGTGTTAGGAAACGGCGTTATGGGAGCCGCTGCGATCGCGCCTTCCGTTGATGAGAGCGAATTAGAAAGTTTGCCGCTTGCTGAAGAAGAAGAACAGGAAGAAGAAGACGACGATATTCCGTTTTAA
- a CDS encoding GFA family protein, which produces MRLSITSFLIEVSNQNRYDLERLTIIYSQKLPMKGNCLCKAVAIEAQPEKEVSVCHCGMCRRWGGGPLLCVHGGSQVRIEGIENVTTYKSSEWAERGFCRLCGTHLFYKFMQGNEYILPVGIFQEDSDFELKEQIFIDQKPSYYSFSNPTENLTEAEVFAKYAPPAIE; this is translated from the coding sequence ATGAGACTTAGTATTACATCATTTCTAATTGAAGTTTCCAACCAAAACCGCTATGATTTAGAGCGATTAACAATAATTTATTCTCAAAAATTACCGATGAAAGGGAATTGTTTGTGTAAGGCGGTGGCGATCGAAGCGCAACCCGAAAAAGAAGTCAGCGTCTGCCATTGTGGAATGTGTCGCCGTTGGGGAGGTGGCCCTTTACTTTGCGTTCATGGCGGTTCGCAAGTTCGGATTGAGGGCATTGAAAACGTCACAACCTATAAATCTTCTGAATGGGCAGAGAGAGGATTTTGTCGCCTCTGTGGGACTCATCTTTTCTATAAGTTCATGCAGGGAAATGAATATATTTTGCCCGTCGGTATCTTTCAAGAAGACAGCGATTTTGAGTTGAAAGAACAAATTTTCATCGACCAAAAACCCAGTTACTACAGTTTCTCGAATCCGACAGAAAACTTGACAGAAGCAGAAGTTTTTGCTAAGTATGCTCCTCCAGCAATTGAATGA
- a CDS encoding helix-turn-helix transcriptional regulator, producing the protein MGLVRFRIRELADEKRWTLKEVADRAEVPYSTVRHYARSEGLATVDLASIHKIARSLDVLIEDLMEVVKE; encoded by the coding sequence ATGGGATTAGTGAGATTCCGAATTCGAGAACTAGCTGATGAAAAGCGTTGGACGCTCAAAGAAGTTGCCGATCGCGCCGAAGTTCCCTATAGTACCGTTCGACATTACGCGCGCTCCGAAGGACTCGCAACAGTCGATCTCGCCTCTATCCATAAAATTGCTCGTTCTCTAGACGTATTAATTGAGGATTTAATGGAAGTAGTCAAAGAATAA
- a CDS encoding helix-turn-helix transcriptional regulator, producing the protein MGLIRLRVRELAAEKRWTLKEVANRTSIPYTTIVTYANSPGMATVDYTALHKIARAFDIAIEDLVEILEE; encoded by the coding sequence ATGGGATTAATTCGCTTGCGAGTTCGAGAACTAGCCGCTGAAAAGCGTTGGACGCTAAAAGAGGTTGCCAATCGAACCAGCATTCCTTACACAACTATCGTGACTTATGCGAACTCTCCGGGAATGGCAACCGTAGACTACACAGCCCTACATAAAATTGCTCGTGCCTTTGATATCGCGATCGAGGATTTAGTGGAAATCTTAGAGGAATAA
- a CDS encoding 4'-phosphopantetheinyl transferase superfamily protein, with amino-acid sequence MLLGENEVHVWRSRLDLSTSQIDDFVKLLSGDETERSQRFRRDRDRDRFIAARGILRALLGQYLEIDPQTIEFSYTNKGKPYLSNGFSHLQFNVSHSNDLALYGICRDRAIGIDIEHLRPLPNAPQLAQRFFSDRESKELNALPREHQHLAFFQTWTCKEAYLKATGEGLAGLEKVEVFLKKDTAPKLVLPNENANQQWQLELLYPHPDYVAALAIATTNIKLHQFEFPPTYTRLT; translated from the coding sequence ATGCTTTTAGGGGAGAATGAAGTTCATGTTTGGCGATCGCGTCTAGACCTTTCTACTTCACAAATCGATGATTTTGTCAAGCTCCTTTCAGGAGATGAAACAGAGCGATCGCAGCGATTTCGGAGGGATCGAGATCGCGATCGCTTTATCGCCGCGCGAGGGATTTTACGGGCGCTATTAGGACAGTATCTAGAAATCGATCCTCAAACAATCGAATTTTCTTACACCAATAAAGGAAAACCTTACTTAAGCAATGGGTTTTCTCACTTACAATTCAACGTTTCCCACTCCAACGACTTAGCATTGTACGGGATTTGTCGCGATCGCGCGATCGGGATCGATATCGAACATTTGCGCCCCCTCCCCAACGCCCCTCAACTCGCCCAACGCTTTTTCAGCGATCGCGAATCGAAGGAATTGAACGCCTTACCGCGCGAACATCAACACCTCGCTTTTTTTCAAACTTGGACGTGCAAAGAAGCCTACTTAAAAGCAACGGGCGAAGGGTTAGCTGGATTGGAAAAAGTTGAAGTTTTTTTAAAAAAAGATACAGCACCGAAACTGGTTTTACCCAATGAAAATGCTAACCAACAATGGCAGCTAGAACTTTTATATCCCCATCCCGATTATGTAGCAGCTTTAGCGATCGCCACTACCAATATTAAATTGCATCAATTTGAATTTCCCCCAACTTACACCCGATTGACGTAA
- a CDS encoding endonuclease MutS2: protein MIQAETLELLEWPRLCQHLSTFAATKLGVLAAKHLPLPETREESSILLDRTREIYQLELGTEGGLSFEGIEDIGDALERAKIGGRIAGKALLEIATTLAGVRRLRRAIDAKEEKLPTLAALVEQVKTHPELEQEIHHCIDDRGQVTDRASPKLAEIRRQMKSVRDRIYQILQNILQRHSNAVQEQTITQRGDRFVIPVKAPQKDAIPGAIRDSSSTGATLYIEPNAIVGAGNQLHQLRGQEKREEEAILEALSEKVAAVSEDLEHLLAIATALDLAAAKARYSLWLEANPPHFIDQERGREGEGESNRLAETEEQKPITLRRLRHPLLVWQQKHEQGREVIPIDVQIPSKIRVVAITGPNTGGKTVALKTLALAALMAKVGLFVPAKEPVELPWFDRILADIGDEQSLQQSLSTFSGHIRRISRIMAEIEENPQSLVLLDEVGAGTDPAEGSALAIALLEALAERALITIATTHYGELKALKYRDERFENASVEFDEESLQPTYRLLWGIPGRSNALAIARRLGLGEEVVEAARERVGGFSEEINQTIAGLEQQRKQQETRAKEAEQLLQRTEQFYKEVSQKAAELREREEALKRSQEQAVNNAVSGARSEIAKVIRQLQQGPQTNREAERAQAAVAEIAKVHLPKREPKPEKPSYMPQVGERIRLPKLGQTAEVLAVETAENEATVRFGIMKMTIPLADIESLDGQKVEPPKAKAPPPPPAPPKAGPIIRTSNNTIDIRGSRVNDAEVEIERAIAKAVGAGSGALWVLHGKGTGRLREGVHAFLQQHPQVERFELAPQNEGGAGVTVAYLL from the coding sequence GAGGGAATCGAAGATATTGGCGATGCGTTGGAACGTGCCAAAATTGGGGGGAGAATTGCGGGGAAGGCGTTGTTGGAAATTGCGACGACGTTAGCAGGCGTTCGGCGCTTGCGGCGGGCGATTGATGCGAAGGAAGAAAAATTACCGACGCTTGCTGCATTGGTGGAACAGGTGAAGACGCACCCGGAATTAGAGCAGGAAATTCACCATTGTATCGACGATCGCGGCCAAGTCACCGATCGCGCTAGCCCCAAACTGGCTGAGATTCGCCGCCAAATGAAAAGCGTGCGCGATCGCATCTACCAAATTTTGCAGAATATCTTGCAACGCCACAGCAACGCCGTTCAAGAACAAACAATTACGCAACGCGGCGATCGCTTCGTGATTCCCGTCAAAGCGCCCCAAAAAGACGCGATCCCCGGCGCAATTCGCGATAGTTCCAGCACTGGCGCGACACTTTACATCGAGCCTAACGCGATCGTCGGCGCGGGCAATCAATTGCATCAGTTGCGCGGACAGGAAAAGCGGGAAGAAGAAGCAATTTTAGAGGCGTTGAGCGAAAAAGTTGCCGCTGTCAGCGAAGATTTAGAGCATTTACTCGCGATCGCGACGGCATTAGATTTAGCGGCGGCAAAAGCGCGCTATAGCCTGTGGTTAGAAGCGAATCCACCCCATTTTATTGACCAGGAGAGGGGGAGAGAGGGAGAGGGGGAGAGCAACCGGCTTGCTGAAACCGAGGAGCAAAAGCCGATCACTTTGAGGCGCTTGCGACATCCTTTACTCGTGTGGCAGCAAAAGCACGAGCAAGGACGGGAAGTCATCCCGATTGACGTACAAATTCCCTCAAAAATCCGAGTTGTGGCGATTACCGGGCCGAATACGGGCGGAAAAACCGTTGCACTCAAAACTTTAGCCCTCGCTGCATTGATGGCGAAAGTTGGGTTATTTGTCCCCGCGAAAGAACCCGTTGAACTGCCTTGGTTCGATCGCATCCTAGCCGATATTGGCGACGAACAATCGTTACAGCAAAGTTTATCGACTTTTTCCGGTCATATTCGCCGCATCAGCCGAATTATGGCGGAAATTGAGGAAAACCCACAATCTCTCGTTCTCCTCGATGAAGTCGGCGCGGGAACCGATCCCGCTGAAGGAAGCGCCCTCGCGATCGCGCTATTGGAAGCGCTAGCAGAACGCGCCCTCATAACGATTGCAACCACCCACTACGGCGAACTGAAAGCCTTGAAATATCGCGACGAACGCTTTGAGAATGCGTCGGTAGAGTTTGACGAAGAATCGCTGCAACCCACCTATCGCTTATTGTGGGGGATTCCCGGACGCTCGAATGCACTCGCGATCGCGCGGCGGTTGGGCTTGGGTGAGGAAGTTGTAGAGGCAGCCCGGGAGCGCGTTGGCGGATTTTCTGAGGAAATCAACCAAACGATTGCTGGCTTAGAACAACAGCGCAAACAGCAAGAAACCCGCGCCAAAGAAGCCGAACAACTCTTGCAACGCACCGAACAATTTTATAAAGAAGTTTCGCAAAAAGCCGCAGAACTGCGAGAACGCGAGGAAGCCTTAAAGCGATCGCAAGAACAAGCGGTAAACAACGCAGTAAGCGGCGCGCGGTCAGAAATTGCTAAAGTAATCCGTCAATTGCAGCAAGGGCCGCAAACTAACCGCGAAGCAGAACGAGCGCAAGCAGCCGTTGCCGAGATTGCCAAAGTACACTTGCCGAAACGAGAACCCAAACCCGAAAAACCAAGCTATATGCCGCAAGTCGGCGAACGCATTCGTCTGCCGAAGCTGGGGCAAACGGCAGAAGTTTTAGCCGTGGAAACGGCGGAAAATGAAGCGACAGTGCGTTTCGGGATTATGAAAATGACGATTCCCCTCGCCGATATCGAGTCCTTAGACGGGCAAAAAGTCGAACCACCCAAAGCTAAAGCCCCGCCGCCGCCGCCTGCACCTCCGAAAGCAGGCCCGATAATCCGCACCTCGAATAATACAATTGATATTCGCGGCAGTCGGGTGAATGATGCGGAAGTCGAAATCGAACGCGCGATCGCAAAAGCAGTAGGAGCGGGTTCTGGCGCACTCTGGGTGCTGCATGGGAAGGGAACGGGGCGCTTGCGCGAAGGCGTTCATGCTTTTTTGCAACAGCATCCGCAGGTGGAACGCTTTGAACTTGCACCGCAAAATGAAGGTGGCGCGGGGGTAACGGTGGCTTATTTGTTGTGA